The Lycium barbarum isolate Lr01 chromosome 12, ASM1917538v2, whole genome shotgun sequence genome includes a region encoding these proteins:
- the LOC132621403 gene encoding protein NARROW LEAF 1-like isoform X1: MDRLDLRFNHSGGSVQSEESALDLERNCFNHLPFSSPPLQAFPSACQVAESNAAYFSWPCRSDAAEDRTNYFGNLQKGVLPETLGRLPTGPQATTLLEVMTIRAFHSNNLRRFSLGTAIGFRIRRGALTDIPAILVFVARKVHRQWLSLVQCLPAFLEGPGGVWCDVDVVEFSYFGAPAATPKEQLYDELVDGLRGSDPCIGSGSQVANQETYGTLGAIVRSRTGNRQVGFLTNRHVAVDLDFPSQKMFHPLPPSLGPGVYLGAVERATSFITDDRWYDIFAGTNPETFVRADGAFIPFAEDFDMSNVRTSVKGIGDIGDVNKIDLQSPVGSVIGRQVVKVGRSSGLTTGNIMAYALEYNDEKGMCFFTDFLVVGENQQTFDLEGDSGSLILLTSPNGEKPQPIGIIWGGTANRGRLKLKVGQPPENWTSGVDLGRLLDLLELDLITSNESLQVALQEQIDASAAGIGSAVGESSPAERNQSKDKDDEHFEPINLNVRQDPIDDESDEGVVPPLQHRDVHIQGGNKATPCIEHQFIPSVSGTSLVRRKIQHGNGELKRLLVIGGSDEEMYVSLQLGERETKRRKQ; the protein is encoded by the exons ATGGATAGACTGGATTTAAGATTCAATCACTCTGGAGGATCTGTGCAATCAGAGGAGTCAGCCCTGGATTTGGAGAGAAATTGTTTCAACCACCTTCCTTTTTCAAGTCCACCACTGCAAGCCTTTCCATCGGCTTGTCAAGTCGCTGAGAGCAATGCTGCCTACTTCTCATGGCCTTGCCGCTCGGATGCTGCTGAGGACCGGACAAATTACTTTGGTAACCTTCAGAAGGGGGTTTTACCTGAAACCCTGGGACGGCTCCCCACGGGACCACAAGCTACAACATTGCTTGAAGTTATGACCATTAGGGCATTCCATAGCAATAATTTGCGCCGCTTTAGTCTTGGTACGGCAATCGGATTTCGTATCCGGCGAGGTGCTTTGACAGACATACCAGCTATTCTTGTCTTTGTTGCCAGAAAAGTTCACAGGCAATGGCTTAGCCTTGTCCAATGTCTTCCGGCTTTTCTTGAG GGACCAGGTGGTGTTTGGTGTGATGTTGATGTTGTGGAGTTCTCATACTTTGGGGCACCGGCAGCAACTCCAAAGGAACAGCTATATGATGAACTTGTTGATGGTTTACGGGGAAGTGATCCATGCATTGGTTCTGGTTCCCAG GTTGCTAATCAAGAAACATATGGAACCTTGGGAGCAATTGTTAGAAGTCGGACAGGAAACAGGCAGGTTGGTTTCCTTACCAATCGTCATGTAGCAGTTGACTTGGATTTTCCGAGCCAGAAAATGTTTCATCCTCTGCCACCTAGCCTGGGTCCTGGGGTGTATTTAGGTGCTGTGGAGAGGGCTACATCCTTCATAACAGATGATCGTTGGTATGACATATTTGCTGGTACAAACCCAG AAACATTTGTTCGAGCTGATGGAGCATTTATTCCATTTGCAGAAGATTTTGACATGTCGAATGTAAGGACGTCTGTGAAAGGAATAGGAGACATAGGTGATGTCAATAAAATAGACTTACAGTCTCCTGTTGGTAGCGTCATTGGTAGGCAAGTGGTGAAAGTTGGAAGGAGCTCCGGTCTAACAACTGGGAACATTATGGCGTATGCCTTGGAGTATAATGACGAAAAAGGAATGTGTTTCTTTACAGATTTTCTAGTTGTTGGTGAGAACCAGCAGACTTTTGATCTTGAAGGTGACAGTGGTAGCCTCATTCTCTTGACTAGCCCGAACGGGGAGAAGCCACAACCTATTGGAATAATTTGGGGTGGAACTGCCAATCGAGGTCGTTTGAAATTGAAAGTTGGCCAGCCTCCTGAGAATTGGACTAGTGGTGTTGACTTGGGGCGCCTCCTTGATCTTCTTGAACTTGATCTCATTACATCCAATGAGAGTCTCCAAG TTGCATTGCAAGAGCAAATAGATGCATCAGCTGCGGGTATTGGTTCTGCCGTTGGAGAGTCGTCACCAGCAGAGCGGAATCAATCGAAAGATAAAGATGACGAACACTTTGAGCCAATCAATTTAAACGTCCGACAAGATCCCATTGATGATGAGTCTGATGAAGGGGTAGTTCCGCCACTCCAGCATCGAGACGTTCACATTCAGGGTGGAAATAAAGCAACTCCCTGCATTGAGCATCAGTTTATCCCAAGTGTCTCTGGTACTTCTCTAGTACGCAGGAAGATTCAACATGGAAATGGGGAATTGAAAAGACTCTTGGTGATAGGAGGGTCGGATGAAGAGATGTATGTTTCTTTGCAGTTAGGGGAGCGCGAAACAAAGAGAAGGAAACAATGA
- the LOC132621403 gene encoding protein NARROW LEAF 1-like isoform X2, producing MDRLDLRFNHSGGSVQSEESALDLERNCFNHLPFSSPPLQAFPSACQVAESNAAYFSWPCRSDAAEDRTNYFGNLQKGVLPETLGRLPTGPQATTLLEVMTIRAFHSNNLRRFSLGTAIGFRIRRGALTDIPAILVFVARKVHRQWLSLVQCLPAFLEGPGGVWCDVDVVEFSYFGAPAATPKEQLYDELVDGLRGSDPCIGSGSQVANQETYGTLGAIVRSRTGNRQVGFLTNRHVAVDLDFPSQKMFHPLPPSLGPGVYLGAVERATSFITDDRWYDIFAGTNPETFVRADGAFIPFAEDFDMSNVRTSVKGIGDIGDVNKIDLQSPVGSVIGRQVVKVGRSSGLTTGNIMAYALEYNDEKGMCFFTDFLVVGENQQTFDLEGDSGSLILLTSPNGEKPQPIGIIWGGTANRGRLKLKVGQPPENWTSGVDLGRLLDLLELDLITSNESLQDASAAGIGSAVGESSPAERNQSKDKDDEHFEPINLNVRQDPIDDESDEGVVPPLQHRDVHIQGGNKATPCIEHQFIPSVSGTSLVRRKIQHGNGELKRLLVIGGSDEEMYVSLQLGERETKRRKQ from the exons ATGGATAGACTGGATTTAAGATTCAATCACTCTGGAGGATCTGTGCAATCAGAGGAGTCAGCCCTGGATTTGGAGAGAAATTGTTTCAACCACCTTCCTTTTTCAAGTCCACCACTGCAAGCCTTTCCATCGGCTTGTCAAGTCGCTGAGAGCAATGCTGCCTACTTCTCATGGCCTTGCCGCTCGGATGCTGCTGAGGACCGGACAAATTACTTTGGTAACCTTCAGAAGGGGGTTTTACCTGAAACCCTGGGACGGCTCCCCACGGGACCACAAGCTACAACATTGCTTGAAGTTATGACCATTAGGGCATTCCATAGCAATAATTTGCGCCGCTTTAGTCTTGGTACGGCAATCGGATTTCGTATCCGGCGAGGTGCTTTGACAGACATACCAGCTATTCTTGTCTTTGTTGCCAGAAAAGTTCACAGGCAATGGCTTAGCCTTGTCCAATGTCTTCCGGCTTTTCTTGAG GGACCAGGTGGTGTTTGGTGTGATGTTGATGTTGTGGAGTTCTCATACTTTGGGGCACCGGCAGCAACTCCAAAGGAACAGCTATATGATGAACTTGTTGATGGTTTACGGGGAAGTGATCCATGCATTGGTTCTGGTTCCCAG GTTGCTAATCAAGAAACATATGGAACCTTGGGAGCAATTGTTAGAAGTCGGACAGGAAACAGGCAGGTTGGTTTCCTTACCAATCGTCATGTAGCAGTTGACTTGGATTTTCCGAGCCAGAAAATGTTTCATCCTCTGCCACCTAGCCTGGGTCCTGGGGTGTATTTAGGTGCTGTGGAGAGGGCTACATCCTTCATAACAGATGATCGTTGGTATGACATATTTGCTGGTACAAACCCAG AAACATTTGTTCGAGCTGATGGAGCATTTATTCCATTTGCAGAAGATTTTGACATGTCGAATGTAAGGACGTCTGTGAAAGGAATAGGAGACATAGGTGATGTCAATAAAATAGACTTACAGTCTCCTGTTGGTAGCGTCATTGGTAGGCAAGTGGTGAAAGTTGGAAGGAGCTCCGGTCTAACAACTGGGAACATTATGGCGTATGCCTTGGAGTATAATGACGAAAAAGGAATGTGTTTCTTTACAGATTTTCTAGTTGTTGGTGAGAACCAGCAGACTTTTGATCTTGAAGGTGACAGTGGTAGCCTCATTCTCTTGACTAGCCCGAACGGGGAGAAGCCACAACCTATTGGAATAATTTGGGGTGGAACTGCCAATCGAGGTCGTTTGAAATTGAAAGTTGGCCAGCCTCCTGAGAATTGGACTAGTGGTGTTGACTTGGGGCGCCTCCTTGATCTTCTTGAACTTGATCTCATTACATCCAATGAGAGTCTCCAAG ATGCATCAGCTGCGGGTATTGGTTCTGCCGTTGGAGAGTCGTCACCAGCAGAGCGGAATCAATCGAAAGATAAAGATGACGAACACTTTGAGCCAATCAATTTAAACGTCCGACAAGATCCCATTGATGATGAGTCTGATGAAGGGGTAGTTCCGCCACTCCAGCATCGAGACGTTCACATTCAGGGTGGAAATAAAGCAACTCCCTGCATTGAGCATCAGTTTATCCCAAGTGTCTCTGGTACTTCTCTAGTACGCAGGAAGATTCAACATGGAAATGGGGAATTGAAAAGACTCTTGGTGATAGGAGGGTCGGATGAAGAGATGTATGTTTCTTTGCAGTTAGGGGAGCGCGAAACAAAGAGAAGGAAACAATGA